One window of Dermacentor andersoni chromosome 7, qqDerAnde1_hic_scaffold, whole genome shotgun sequence genomic DNA carries:
- the LOC126535415 gene encoding uncharacterized protein: MVRNHAPLSSALNEKLERVLNSVSEIFSLSRSRFSREVFARQHLPYTAPQEHKFSPQCPETFQCVPIPAVLKNVLEVPHITDMVFSPTPAQQGHLPNATILTDFRDGTIYKNLMNIIGPSEINTIFLLLYADEVEICNPLGAKRDTHKLFLVYFSILNIHAAHRSQLKAIHLALVARHEHVTRHGHQKVFMPIVEDLLQLKNEGLTLQTERGIIQAKALVLAFCGDNLSMHSIGGFNTSFAKGRICRFCMAHSDNIKSLTNESKCVLRKDHTHADQLSSIAINEDVRRVYGVSKPSPLLSLEYFSVCTQLLPDVMHDIFEGTVSHVLRNVLNGLVSDSVLSVADLDRISTFCYGYYDRKNRPEQVTQSFVCQKGGLKGSASQKWCLLRLLPLIFFSSIPEGNHHWEIYLEFREIADMVLAEEVPLAWVPYLQHKIEQFLQNYMGRYPASGITPKMHYLVHYPRIMSQLGPLTQYWCMRFEAKHQYFKRLSSRTMNFRNICKTMASRHQLLQGYQLHGLGTSNVSCNGA, translated from the coding sequence ATGGTGCGAAACCATGCTCCACTGAGTTCTGCTTTGAACGAGAAGCTAGAGCGCGTTCTAAACTCCGTCTCTGAAATATTTTCGCTCTCACGATCCAGATTCTCCCGTGAAGTGTTTGCTAGGCAGCACTTGCCATACACAGCGCCACAAGAGCACAAGTTCAGTCCACAATGCCCAGAGACGTTTCAGTGTGTGCCCATACCAGCAGTGCTTAAGAATGTGCTTGAAGTCCCACATATTACTGACATGGTTTTCAGCCCTACACCTGCTCAGCAAGGCCACCTGCCAAATGCAACAATCTTGACAGACTTCAGGGATGGAACCATTTACAAGAACTTGATGAATATTATTGGGCCATCAGAGATCAACACAATCTTCTTGCTTTTGTATGCCGACGAAGTTGAAATATGCAATCCACTTGGTGCAAAGAGAGACACACACaagctttttcttgtttatttttctattttaaaCATCCATGCTGCTCATCGCTCTCAACTCAAAGCCATCCACCTTGCACTTGTTGCACGACACGAACATGTAACCAGGCACGGGCATCAGAAAGTTTTCATGCCTATTGTGGAAGACTTGCTTCAGCTCAAGAATGAAGGCCTCACGTTGCAGACAGAAAGAGGTATCATCCAAGCTAAAGCTCTTGTGTTGGCATTTTGTGGAGACAATTTGTCCATGCACAGTATTGGTGGATTTAACACCTCATTTGCCAAAGGCAGAATATGCCGTTTCTGCATGGCACATTCTGACAACATCAAAAGTCTGACCAATGAATCTAAGTGTGTTCTTCGGAAGGACCACACTCATGCAGACCAACTTTCTTCCATTGCTATTAATGAAGACGTGAGGCGTGTTTACGGTGTCAGCAAGCCTTCGCCACTGTTGTCTTTAGAGTACTTTTCTGTGTGCACACAGCTGCTACCTGATGTGATGCACGATATCTTTGAAGGAACAGTTTCACATGTCCTGCGCAATGTTCTCAATGGACTTGTGAGTGATTCTGTGCTATCTGTAGCAGACCTCGATAGGATCAGCACATTTTGCTATGGCTATTATGACAGAAAGAACCGCCCTGAACAGGTCACACAGTCTTTTGTGTGTCAAAAAGGAGGCTTGAAAGGTTCAGCTTCACAGAAATGGTGTCTGTTAAGGCTACTGCCCCTCATATTTTTCTCCAGCATACCCGAAGGAAACCATCACTGGGAAATATATCTTGAATTTAGAGAGATAGCTGATATGGTGCTAGCTGAAGAGGTTCCTCTTGCATGGGTTCCTTACCTTCAGCACAAGATAGAACAGTTCCTGCAGAACTACATGGGCAGATACCCTGCCTCAGGCATAACACCAAAGATGCattatctggtacactaccccagAATAATGAGTCAGCTTGGGCCGCTTACACAGTATTGGTGCATGCGCTTTGAAGCCAAGCATCAGTACTTCAAGAGATTGTCTTCTCGCACTATGAACTTTCGCAATATTTGCAAGACAATGGCCAGCCGGCACCAATTGCTTCAGGGCTATCAACTCCATGGCCTGGGCACTAGCAACGTGTCATGCAATGGAGCATAG